The following is a genomic window from Micromonospora cathayae.
TCATCAAGGGACGAGGCGGCCCGGTTCAAGGATGCCTGGTAGGCGAGGCCCGCGTCGGAGCGAACCCGGTCGACCGAACCGCTGAGCCCCAGCTCGACAGCTTCGAGCCCGTACGCCTCACAAAGCAGTGATCGGTAGGGATCAGAGGCGTCCCGCTCGCCGCTTTCCCATGCGGAGATCATTCGCAGCAGGCTCGCTCGCGTCGCCAGCGCGTGTCGCCCCTGCGCCAGGCGCTCCAGTTCGTGAGCCAGCCTGGACTTCGACCAACCCTTGTCGTTTCGCGCTTGCCGCAGTGGCGTCATAGACGTACCCCGATTGACGTTCAGGCGATAGTCGACCGGTCCACGATGCACGATTCCTTGGCGTGGACGCAAGGGACGCGTCACCCCCAGTCACTACCCCTCATCTCCCGCCCTACCGCGTCAGGCCCTCCCACTCTGCTGAATTTCGGGGCGGCAGGGTCTGCTAGAGGCAGTAAGCAACTCCAGCACCTGCCGGGAATCGATTTCTGCTCGGACAATCGTGAACATCCATCGACGCTTCAGGTGCCGTGACGGAACTACTAGGGAATGGGATTCCCGCACGACACAAGCCCGCGCATCCCTCTCGGAAGGAAAGACCATGAAGAACAAGCCAGCCGGTCTGGGCTCCCGTATCGGCTCGACGGTCCGCCGGATCTGGCGGACGGTACGCCGCGAAGCGACCCGGCAGTATGACGGTCAGGCCATCCAGGATGCGGAGTTCCGGGCCGCCCAACAGCGGATCGTGGCGGAGGCCGAACGGCAACGGGGCACCCCCGAGGGCGGACGGCACCGCTGGTACGACGGGCCGACCCGGCTCGTACCCCTCGCCCAGCGGCCCGCTCCCCTGCTCACGTACGGGCAGCGATGCGGGTACCGGTGCCGTGGATAGGCTGCCGGTGGGCCGGCGGGTGGCGTACTGGCGGGCCCGGCGTGGCATGTCCCAGCAGGCGCTCGCCGACGCGCTCGGCAAGTCGAAGAGCTGGGTGGACAAGGTCGAACGGAGCGTCCGCCGGCTCGACAAGCTCTCCAATCTCCAGGAGATCGCCCGCGCTCTCCGCATCGACGTCCAACTCCTGCTCGGCACTGAGCCGTCCCCCACCGACCCGGACGACGCGACGGACACCCGGGTGTCCGACCGGGACGTCGACGCGGTCCGGGTGGCCCTGTTCCGGTACGACGCGACCCTCCCCCGCCCCGACCACACCGGCCCCATGTCCCGCCGCGACCTGCGTCGGGCCGTCGAGCACGGCTGGCTGGCGTTCCAACACACCGACTACCGGCAACTGCTGCGCGGCCTGCCGGGCCTGTTACGCGACACCCAGCGGCTCAGGCTCGCGCACCCGGACGACCCGACGGCGTACCACCTGCTCGGGCAGGCGCACCAGCTCACCTCGGCGCTGCTCGGCAAGCTGGGCGAGACGGGCATGGCCTGGCTGACCGCCGACCGGGCCCTGACCAACTGCCAACACGCCGACGACGCGGTGCTCACCGCGTCGGCCGCCGGGCAACTGGCCCGCGTGCTGCACGCCATGGGCCGCCCCCGGCACAGCTTGGAGGTCGCCATCGCCGTCGCGCACCGGCTCGCCCCCGCCGACCCGCTCACCGCCGCACCGGCACCGCACCTTCCCGGGTGCGGCTCCCTGCTGCTCCACGCCGCACTGGGGGCCGCCGGCTGCGGCGACCGGCCCGGCGTACGCGACCTTCTCGACCAGGCCGACGAGGTTGCCGCGATCGTCGGCGAGAGCCCCGGCCGGTACGGGACGAGCTGCGCACCGGTGCTGGTGGAGCTGACCCGGGTCACCGCCGCGCTCGACCTCGGCGACCACACCGACGCGCTCAACCGGCACCGGGCACTCCTCGGCACGCCCGCCTTCCAGCGGCTGCCGGTCGAGCAGCGGGCGGCCCACCTGGTCGACGTGGCCGGCCGCTGCGTCCGCCTGGGGGACCTGGCCGAGGCGGGTCGGGCGCTGCTGCTCGCGTACCGGACCGCGCCCGCCGAGGTACGTCACCGGCCTGCCGCCCGCAACACCCTGCGCACCCTGGTCCGCCGGGCCACCCGGCCCGCCCCCGAGATCACCCACCTCGCCGAGTCCCTCCGGGTCGCCGTCTGAACCGGCCCGGACCGGATCCGAGCCACCCGGACTACGGGGGAAGCAGCGCGCCCTCCGTCGGGAGATGCGGCGATGGATCCAGCCAGCCCTCGCAGGTACTGCCGGGCCGATCAGAACAGTGCAGGGCCCAGGTCCGGGTTCGTGCCGGACGAACCGACGTTGACCTGAGAAGGACGCCAACCGGCCTGAGTCGCCAGTAGGCGCGCATCCTCCCTTGCCTGGAACAACGCCTGAAGCAGCGAATCCACCTGCGCGTCCGTGAGTGAAACCCGATAGGAGAAAGTCGGACCGTCATGACCCACGGTGGCCCCGAGGTCGAGCCGGACAACCGGATGGACCGGGGCACCGTCGTGACGAGCCGAGGCACCCTCGAACGTCAACTGCGTCCCACCCCACGGATCAATGTTCACCCGATGCGGCAGGCACCACCCCGGCTCCTCCCGCTCGCTTTCCTCGTCTGACTCTTCCTCGGCAGGGAGGGTGAGCTGATAGTCCATCAGCTCCCCGTTGCTGCGCATTGCCAACAGGCCAGCGTTCACCAACTCAAGCATCAGCT
Proteins encoded in this region:
- a CDS encoding helix-turn-helix domain-containing protein translates to MDRLPVGRRVAYWRARRGMSQQALADALGKSKSWVDKVERSVRRLDKLSNLQEIARALRIDVQLLLGTEPSPTDPDDATDTRVSDRDVDAVRVALFRYDATLPRPDHTGPMSRRDLRRAVEHGWLAFQHTDYRQLLRGLPGLLRDTQRLRLAHPDDPTAYHLLGQAHQLTSALLGKLGETGMAWLTADRALTNCQHADDAVLTASAAGQLARVLHAMGRPRHSLEVAIAVAHRLAPADPLTAAPAPHLPGCGSLLLHAALGAAGCGDRPGVRDLLDQADEVAAIVGESPGRYGTSCAPVLVELTRVTAALDLGDHTDALNRHRALLGTPAFQRLPVEQRAAHLVDVAGRCVRLGDLAEAGRALLLAYRTAPAEVRHRPAARNTLRTLVRRATRPAPEITHLAESLRVAV